A region from the Thauera humireducens genome encodes:
- a CDS encoding TRAP transporter substrate-binding protein: protein MKIRRIALGLATAALAPAAAQAQEVTLKFAHFMPTTNPYHVHVIVPWCDRIAAESKGRMVCQIYPAMQLGGTPTQLLTQVRDGVADVIWTMPGYNAGRFPKLEVFELPFFTTTPEATARAMWDFVQKNALDEFPGMKPLATWTPGAYAFHMNGKEVTRLEDLKGAKVRTPSRLGNKLLAALGTTPVGMPAPQMSEGIAKGVIDGALYPWESVPSAKLHELTRFSFDANAEYRMSAATTIIAMNRKKYDSLPDDLKKIIDDSTGREFSAQAAAVLHAQATVGRDQTIANGNKVYVLPSAEVERWKAATAGIAGDWIKETNEKGLDGQRLHDEAAALMASYSK from the coding sequence ATGAAGATTCGCCGCATCGCCCTCGGCCTCGCCACTGCGGCGCTGGCCCCGGCCGCCGCGCAAGCGCAGGAAGTGACGCTGAAGTTCGCCCACTTCATGCCCACCACCAACCCCTATCACGTGCATGTCATCGTGCCCTGGTGCGACCGGATCGCCGCCGAATCGAAGGGCCGCATGGTGTGCCAGATCTACCCCGCCATGCAGCTGGGCGGCACGCCGACGCAGTTGCTGACGCAGGTACGCGACGGCGTGGCCGACGTGATCTGGACCATGCCGGGCTACAACGCCGGCCGCTTCCCCAAGCTCGAAGTGTTCGAACTGCCCTTCTTCACCACCACGCCCGAGGCGACGGCCCGCGCAATGTGGGACTTCGTGCAGAAGAACGCGCTCGACGAGTTTCCCGGCATGAAGCCGCTCGCCACCTGGACGCCCGGCGCCTACGCCTTCCACATGAACGGCAAGGAAGTGACCCGGCTCGAGGACCTCAAGGGCGCGAAGGTGCGCACACCCTCGCGCCTGGGCAACAAGCTGCTTGCCGCGCTCGGCACCACGCCGGTCGGCATGCCGGCACCGCAGATGTCCGAGGGCATCGCCAAGGGCGTGATCGACGGCGCGCTGTATCCGTGGGAGTCCGTGCCCTCGGCCAAGCTGCACGAGCTGACCCGGTTCAGCTTCGATGCCAACGCCGAGTACCGCATGTCGGCCGCGACGACCATCATCGCAATGAACCGGAAGAAGTACGACAGCCTGCCTGACGACCTGAAGAAGATCATCGACGACAGCACCGGCCGCGAGTTCTCGGCCCAGGCCGCGGCGGTGCTGCATGCGCAGGCCACCGTCGGTCGCGACCAGACCATTGCCAACGGCAACAAGGTCTATGTGCTGCCCTCCGCCGAGGTCGAGCGCTGGAAGGCGGCGACGGCCGGCATCGCTGGCGACTGGATCAAGGAGACGAACGAGAAGGGGCTCGACGGTCAGCGCCTGCATGACGAGGCCGCCGCATTGATGGCCAGCTACTCGAAGTAA
- a CDS encoding TRAP transporter substrate-binding protein: protein MKARQFALGIAAAALVPGAAQAQEVVLKVAHFLTPTTPAHVKFIEPWCGKIEAQSQGRMKCQLYPAMSLGGTPPQLLNQVRDGVADIVWTLPGYTPGRFPITEVFELPFFSTSYEATSRALWDFIEGSAASEFAGLRPIATWSAGPYLLHFRNKQVNALEDLKGLKVRTPSRLGNKMLAALGATPVGMPAPQMTEGLAKGVIDGALLPWEVVPALKIQELTKYHAEPTGKIALSTATTIFVMSQKKYDSLPADLKKVIDDNRGREVSAFAAGQLAEAGNASRDITLKNGNTVYQLAPEELKRWKQTTAPVAQEWIKDMDAKGLDGRKLHDEAAALVQKYSN from the coding sequence ATGAAGGCCCGCCAATTCGCCCTCGGTATCGCTGCCGCAGCACTCGTTCCGGGCGCCGCCCAGGCACAGGAAGTCGTGCTCAAGGTCGCCCACTTCCTGACGCCCACGACGCCGGCCCACGTCAAGTTCATCGAGCCGTGGTGCGGCAAGATCGAAGCGCAGTCGCAGGGCCGGATGAAATGCCAGCTTTATCCGGCAATGAGCCTCGGTGGCACGCCGCCGCAACTGCTCAACCAGGTGCGCGACGGCGTCGCCGACATCGTGTGGACGCTGCCGGGCTACACGCCGGGCCGCTTCCCGATCACCGAGGTGTTCGAGCTGCCGTTCTTCAGCACGAGCTACGAAGCCACCTCGCGTGCGCTGTGGGATTTCATCGAAGGCAGCGCGGCAAGCGAGTTCGCCGGCCTGCGCCCGATCGCCACCTGGTCGGCCGGTCCCTACCTGCTCCACTTCCGCAACAAGCAGGTCAATGCGCTGGAGGACCTGAAGGGGCTGAAGGTGCGCACGCCCTCGCGCTTGGGCAACAAGATGCTCGCCGCACTCGGCGCCACCCCGGTCGGCATGCCGGCACCGCAGATGACCGAAGGTCTTGCCAAGGGTGTGATCGACGGCGCCCTGCTGCCGTGGGAAGTCGTGCCCGCCCTGAAGATCCAGGAACTGACCAAGTACCACGCCGAGCCGACCGGCAAGATCGCGCTCAGCACGGCAACGACGATCTTCGTCATGAGCCAGAAGAAGTACGACAGCCTGCCGGCCGACCTGAAGAAGGTCATCGACGACAACCGCGGCCGCGAAGTCTCCGCTTTCGCTGCGGGCCAGCTGGCCGAGGCCGGCAATGCGAGCCGTGACATCACGCTGAAGAACGGCAACACGGTCTACCAGCTCGCACCGGAAGAGCTCAAGCGCTGGAAGCAGACCACCGCCCCGGTCGCCCAGGAATGGATCAAGGACATGGACGCCAAGGGCCTCGACGGCCGCAAGCTGCACGACGAAGCCGCTGCGCTGGTGCAGAAGTACTCGAACTGA
- a CDS encoding TRAP transporter substrate-binding protein has translation MKRRLMMKTALAALAAVSFGTAVHAADFSERSLKFGVQNPKGHPAEIGAQKFAELIAEKSGGKIKVRVFAGGVLGGDQQTVSALQGGTIEMTALNSGILASHVKEMAIYDFPFLFGNAQEVDAVVDGPFGQSLHKKLEEKGIVGLGYWDLGFRNITNGVRPINKVEDIAGLKLRVIPNPINLDWVKALGANPVPLAWPEVYTALEQKAIDGQENPVTVIHANRFNEVQKHLALTNHVYNPQSMIISKKVWDTFSADEKKAFQDAAAEAIAHQRKVSREQASTAIEALKKAGMQVTELPPEEVAKLREKMKPVLAAHAAAVGQETVDAINAELAKLRK, from the coding sequence ATGAAGCGTCGTCTGATGATGAAGACCGCCCTCGCAGCGCTGGCTGCCGTCAGCTTCGGCACGGCGGTCCATGCCGCGGACTTTTCCGAGCGTTCGCTCAAGTTCGGGGTGCAGAACCCGAAGGGCCATCCGGCGGAAATCGGCGCGCAGAAGTTCGCCGAACTCATCGCCGAGAAGTCCGGCGGCAAGATCAAGGTCCGGGTGTTCGCTGGTGGGGTGCTGGGCGGTGACCAGCAGACCGTCTCGGCGCTGCAGGGCGGCACCATCGAGATGACCGCGCTGAACTCCGGCATCCTGGCCTCGCATGTCAAGGAAATGGCGATCTACGATTTCCCCTTCCTGTTCGGCAACGCGCAGGAAGTCGACGCCGTCGTCGATGGCCCGTTCGGGCAGAGCCTGCACAAGAAGCTGGAAGAGAAGGGCATCGTCGGCCTCGGCTACTGGGACCTGGGGTTCCGCAACATCACCAACGGCGTACGCCCGATCAACAAGGTCGAGGACATCGCCGGTCTCAAGCTGCGCGTGATCCCCAACCCGATCAACCTCGACTGGGTGAAGGCGCTCGGCGCCAACCCGGTGCCGCTGGCCTGGCCGGAGGTGTATACCGCGCTGGAGCAGAAGGCGATCGACGGCCAGGAGAACCCGGTCACCGTGATCCACGCCAACCGGTTCAACGAGGTGCAGAAGCACCTGGCGCTGACCAACCATGTGTATAACCCGCAGTCGATGATCATCAGCAAGAAGGTGTGGGACACCTTCAGCGCCGACGAGAAGAAGGCTTTCCAGGATGCCGCCGCCGAGGCGATCGCGCATCAGCGCAAGGTGTCGCGCGAGCAGGCGTCGACCGCGATCGAGGCGCTGAAGAAGGCGGGCATGCAGGTGACCGAATTGCCGCCCGAGGAGGTGGCCAAGCTGCGCGAGAAGATGAAGCCGGTCCTTGCCGCGCATGCGGCTGCGGTGGGGCAGGAGACGGTCGACGCGATCAACGCCGAACTGGCCAAGCTGCGCAAGTAA
- the aroQ gene encoding type II 3-dehydroquinate dehydratase — protein MSKVLVINGPNLNLLGTREPHIYGSTTLADVENGLRAQAKELGLELECFQSNHEGGIVDRIHEARTEGVKFVIINPGAYTHTSVAIRDAFGGVAIPFVEVHISNVHKREAFRHHSYLSDIAEAVMAGFGTLGYNLALQFVASKLR, from the coding sequence ATGAGCAAAGTCCTCGTCATCAACGGTCCTAACCTCAACCTGCTTGGCACGCGCGAGCCGCACATCTACGGCTCGACCACGCTGGCCGACGTCGAAAACGGCCTGCGTGCCCAGGCCAAGGAGCTTGGCCTGGAACTGGAGTGCTTCCAGAGCAACCACGAAGGCGGGATCGTCGACCGCATCCACGAGGCGCGCACCGAGGGTGTGAAGTTCGTCATCATCAACCCGGGCGCTTACACGCACACCAGCGTGGCCATTCGCGATGCCTTCGGCGGCGTGGCGATTCCCTTCGTCGAGGTGCACATCTCCAACGTGCACAAGCGCGAGGCTTTCCGCCACCACTCCTACCTGTCCGACATCGCTGAGGCGGTGATGGCCGGCTTCGGCACCCTGGGCTACAACCTCGCGTTGCAGTTCGTCGCCAGCAAGCTGCGCTGA
- a CDS encoding LysR family transcriptional regulator, with translation MSDFDYSHLDGRLLQLLVAVVEEGSITRAAERLGVTQSAVSHLLGKLRAIVDDPLVVKSGRGIVATARAELLAREARVLLEDMRRFATAENFDPASLRTTFTIAANDFQRDLLLPRLLARLRARAPQVSLRVIPSDIPDADMLREERCQLVISPRPPDASDILHKRLFDDGYRVFYDASQRKAPATLADYLAADHVTVLYMPRRTLDLDDELAERGIRRSFAVMVPGFSGIPAFIRGSTLLATVPGALESGAMQGLAHCAPPFDAPRMPMYMIWHLRHRHDPAHSWLRAELEALV, from the coding sequence ATGAGCGATTTCGATTATTCACACCTCGACGGCCGACTGCTGCAGCTGCTCGTCGCCGTGGTGGAAGAAGGCTCGATCACCCGCGCCGCCGAGCGCCTCGGCGTCACCCAGTCGGCGGTGTCGCACCTGCTCGGCAAGCTGCGCGCCATCGTGGACGACCCGCTGGTGGTCAAGTCCGGGCGTGGCATCGTCGCCACCGCCCGCGCCGAACTGCTGGCGCGCGAGGCCCGCGTGCTGCTGGAGGACATGCGCCGCTTCGCCACGGCCGAGAACTTCGACCCGGCAAGCCTGCGCACCACCTTCACCATCGCCGCCAACGACTTCCAGCGCGACCTGCTGCTGCCGCGCCTGCTGGCGAGGCTACGCGCGCGCGCACCCCAGGTGTCGCTGCGCGTGATTCCCTCGGACATCCCCGACGCGGACATGCTGCGCGAGGAGCGCTGCCAGCTCGTGATCTCACCGCGCCCGCCGGATGCCAGCGACATCCTGCACAAGCGCCTGTTCGACGACGGCTACCGCGTGTTCTACGACGCCAGCCAGCGCAAGGCGCCCGCGACACTGGCGGATTACCTCGCCGCCGACCACGTCACCGTGCTCTACATGCCCCGCCGCACGCTGGATCTCGACGACGAGCTCGCCGAACGCGGCATCCGCCGCAGCTTCGCCGTCATGGTGCCGGGCTTCTCCGGCATCCCGGCCTTCATCCGCGGCAGCACCTTGCTCGCCACCGTCCCCGGCGCGCTGGAATCCGGTGCGATGCAGGGGCTGGCGCACTGCGCCCCGCCGTTCGACGCGCCGCGCATGCCGATGTACATGATCTGGCACCTGCGCCACCGCCACGATCCCGCGCACAGCTGGCTGCGCGCGGAACTGGAGGCGCTGGTGTAG
- a CDS encoding protocatechuate 4,5-dioxygenase subunit alpha — MNAASQKLEIPGTRVFDGELAQKGYALNKMCFSFNNAENREAFRQDEAGYCRQFGLNAEQYEAIRTRNVLGLLAAGGNVYYLAKFAGILGLDVQDLGAAQTGMSKDEFKAMLLAAGKGI, encoded by the coding sequence ATGAACGCGGCATCGCAGAAGCTGGAGATTCCGGGCACCCGGGTGTTCGACGGCGAACTCGCGCAGAAGGGCTATGCGCTCAACAAGATGTGTTTCTCCTTCAACAATGCCGAGAACCGCGAGGCCTTCCGCCAGGACGAGGCGGGCTATTGCAGGCAGTTCGGACTCAATGCGGAACAGTACGAAGCGATCCGTACGCGCAACGTGCTGGGCCTGCTGGCGGCGGGCGGCAACGTGTATTACCTCGCGAAGTTCGCCGGCATCCTCGGGCTCGATGTGCAGGATCTGGGGGCCGCGCAGACCGGGATGAGCAAGGACGAGTTCAAGGCCATGCTGCTGGCCGCGGGCAAAGGCATCTGA
- a CDS encoding class III extradiol dioxygenase family protein, whose translation MAKIVGAITTSHVPAIGRAIAGKLQDDPYWKPFFDGFPPVHAWLDKVRPDVAVVLYNDHGLNFFLDKMPTFAVGAAPEYHNADEGWGIPTLPPFKGHPELSWHVINELVAREFDLTTCQEMLVDHAYSLPLKLLWPNDEKCPVPTVPVCINTVQYPLPSAKRCYKLGKALGEAIGSWDKDLRVLVIGTGGLSHQLDGERAGFVNPEFDKAFMDSLVSDPEWVTQFSNEQIVEKTGTQGVELLMWVAARAALPGRVGLVHSNYHIPISNTAAGLMVMEVAA comes from the coding sequence ATGGCAAAGATCGTAGGCGCAATCACCACTTCGCACGTCCCGGCCATCGGCCGCGCCATCGCCGGCAAGCTGCAGGACGACCCGTACTGGAAGCCTTTCTTCGACGGCTTCCCGCCGGTTCATGCCTGGCTCGACAAGGTCAGGCCCGACGTTGCGGTCGTGCTCTACAACGACCACGGGCTCAACTTTTTCCTCGACAAGATGCCGACCTTCGCCGTTGGCGCGGCACCCGAGTACCACAACGCCGACGAGGGCTGGGGCATCCCGACCCTGCCGCCGTTCAAGGGGCATCCGGAGCTTTCGTGGCATGTCATCAACGAGCTGGTGGCAAGGGAGTTCGACCTCACCACCTGCCAGGAAATGCTCGTGGATCATGCCTACTCGCTGCCGCTGAAGCTGCTGTGGCCGAACGACGAGAAGTGCCCGGTGCCGACCGTGCCGGTGTGCATCAACACCGTGCAGTATCCGCTGCCGAGCGCGAAGCGCTGCTACAAGCTGGGCAAGGCGCTCGGCGAAGCGATCGGGTCGTGGGACAAGGATCTGCGCGTCCTCGTGATCGGTACCGGTGGGCTGTCGCACCAGCTCGACGGCGAACGTGCGGGTTTCGTCAATCCGGAGTTCGACAAGGCCTTCATGGACAGCCTCGTCTCGGACCCGGAGTGGGTGACCCAGTTCAGCAACGAGCAGATCGTGGAGAAGACCGGCACGCAGGGCGTCGAGTTGCTGATGTGGGTGGCGGCCCGGGCCGCCCTGCCGGGCAGGGTGGGGCTGGTGCATTCGAACTACCACATCCCCATTTCCAACACGGCCGCAGGCTTGATGGTGATGGAGGTTGCGGCCTGA
- a CDS encoding TRAP transporter substrate-binding protein, whose product MKIRSLALGLAAAALVPTVAQAEEVILKVAHFLPPVSPAHTKFISPWCDKIAAESQGKMKCQIYPAMSLGGTPPQLLNQVRDGVADIVWTLPGYTPGRFPTSEVFELPFITTTHEASSRAMWDFVQAHSMKEFAGMKPIATWVNGPNVLHFRDKEVKTLEDLKGMKVRAPSRLGTKLLAALGATPVGMPVPQMAESLSKGVIEGALIPWEVVPATKTHELTKFHAEAGGSHAMTTATMIFVMNQKKYDSLSPELKKVIDDNSGRETSAWVSAQFKDADAGGREAAVGRGNTVYALPAEEMAKWQAASKPVAEEWIKEISSKGVDGQKLFDDANALVTQYSK is encoded by the coding sequence ATGAAGATTCGTTCGCTGGCGCTGGGTCTTGCTGCCGCCGCTCTGGTCCCGACCGTTGCCCAGGCCGAGGAAGTCATCCTGAAGGTGGCGCATTTCCTGCCGCCGGTTTCTCCCGCCCATACCAAGTTCATCAGCCCGTGGTGCGACAAGATCGCTGCCGAGTCGCAGGGCAAGATGAAGTGCCAGATCTATCCGGCAATGAGTCTCGGTGGCACGCCGCCGCAGTTGCTGAACCAGGTCCGCGACGGCGTGGCCGACATCGTGTGGACGCTGCCGGGCTACACCCCGGGCCGTTTCCCGACCTCCGAAGTCTTCGAGCTGCCCTTCATCACCACCACCCATGAGGCCTCGTCGCGCGCCATGTGGGACTTCGTGCAGGCGCACTCGATGAAGGAATTCGCCGGCATGAAGCCGATCGCGACCTGGGTGAACGGTCCGAACGTGCTGCACTTCCGCGACAAGGAAGTGAAGACGCTGGAAGACCTCAAGGGCATGAAGGTGCGTGCGCCGTCGCGCCTCGGCACCAAGCTGCTGGCCGCGCTCGGCGCGACTCCGGTCGGCATGCCGGTGCCGCAGATGGCGGAGAGTCTGTCCAAGGGCGTGATCGAAGGCGCGCTGATCCCGTGGGAAGTCGTCCCCGCGACCAAGACGCACGAACTGACCAAGTTCCATGCCGAAGCGGGCGGGTCGCATGCGATGACCACCGCGACGATGATCTTCGTCATGAACCAGAAGAAGTACGACAGCCTGTCGCCTGAACTGAAGAAGGTCATCGACGACAACAGCGGCCGCGAGACCTCGGCTTGGGTGTCGGCTCAGTTCAAGGATGCGGACGCGGGTGGCCGCGAGGCTGCCGTCGGTCGCGGCAACACCGTCTATGCCCTGCCGGCCGAAGAGATGGCCAAGTGGCAGGCGGCTTCCAAGCCGGTCGCCGAGGAGTGGATCAAGGAGATTTCCTCCAAGGGCGTCGATGGCCAGAAGCTGTTCGACGACGCCAATGCGCTCGTGACCCAGTACTCCAAGTAA
- a CDS encoding TRAP transporter small permease — translation MDQPYVAPTGPVGKSIEWACAAMAILAGVMFCIESVMSVVSVVGRATIGEPVPGDYELVQMLSAMGIAMCLPYCQLKKGHVFVDFFTLWAPAGLKRLLDSIAALLMAFCAFVLAWRIWEGMLEMREYGETSMVISLPVWWGYVPVVPAFVLLGIAALYTFVQELRSGAAA, via the coding sequence ATGGACCAACCGTATGTGGCCCCGACAGGGCCGGTTGGCAAGAGTATCGAATGGGCCTGCGCGGCGATGGCGATTCTCGCCGGCGTGATGTTCTGCATCGAGTCGGTGATGTCGGTTGTGAGCGTGGTCGGACGTGCCACGATCGGAGAGCCGGTGCCGGGCGACTACGAACTGGTGCAGATGCTCTCGGCGATGGGGATTGCGATGTGCCTGCCCTACTGCCAGCTGAAGAAGGGTCATGTGTTCGTGGATTTCTTCACCCTGTGGGCCCCGGCCGGCCTGAAGCGTCTCCTCGATTCGATCGCGGCGTTGCTCATGGCGTTCTGCGCCTTCGTGCTGGCCTGGCGGATCTGGGAAGGCATGCTGGAGATGCGTGAATACGGCGAGACCTCGATGGTGATCTCGCTGCCGGTGTGGTGGGGCTATGTCCCGGTGGTGCCGGCCTTCGTGCTGCTCGGCATCGCGGCGCTGTACACCTTTGTCCAGGAACTGCGCTCGGGAGCGGCAGCATGA
- a CDS encoding TRAP transporter large permease, whose amino-acid sequence MSGTTIGLIMGVVMMSMLALRVQIGIAMFLTGAIGYIWVSGLDPLLAYLKNAPYGRFSLYDLSVVPLFLLMGQFATHGGLSRALFKAGNAFIGHWKGGMAMAGVASCAGFGAICGSSLATAATMSHVVLPELKRHQYKPSLATGSLAAGGTLGILIPPSVPLVIYAILAEQNIAKLFLAAFVPGILAAIGYMLVIAIVCRVDAAAGGPGSPKHSWAERLRTVIDTWPVLLIFLVVIGGIYGGLFTPTEAAAVGALATGIAAWRSGGLKGRGFMECIYGTATGTGMMFLILLGADTLNSFMALSQLPAEAAAWVQEMGFGPFTVLFAIILIYLVLGCVMDSLSMILLTVPIFLPIILGLDYWGLGMEEKAIWFGMVALVVMEVGLITPPVGMNVYIINGVAKDVPMATIFRGVLPFLASDIIRIFLLVFFPSISLVALWAVS is encoded by the coding sequence ATGAGTGGAACGACGATCGGCCTGATCATGGGCGTGGTGATGATGTCGATGCTGGCGCTGCGCGTGCAGATCGGCATCGCGATGTTCCTCACCGGCGCCATCGGCTACATCTGGGTGTCGGGGCTGGACCCGCTGCTCGCCTATCTGAAGAACGCGCCCTATGGCCGTTTCTCGCTGTACGACCTGTCGGTGGTGCCGCTCTTCCTGCTGATGGGGCAGTTCGCCACCCACGGCGGGTTGTCGCGTGCGCTGTTCAAGGCGGGCAATGCCTTCATCGGCCACTGGAAGGGTGGCATGGCCATGGCGGGCGTGGCCTCTTGCGCCGGCTTTGGCGCGATCTGCGGCTCCTCGCTGGCAACCGCCGCGACGATGTCGCACGTGGTGCTGCCCGAGCTCAAGCGCCACCAGTACAAGCCCAGCCTGGCGACGGGTTCGCTGGCTGCGGGCGGCACGCTCGGCATCCTGATCCCGCCGTCGGTGCCGCTGGTGATCTACGCCATCCTGGCCGAGCAGAACATCGCCAAGCTGTTCCTGGCCGCCTTCGTCCCGGGCATCCTGGCGGCGATCGGCTACATGCTGGTGATTGCCATCGTGTGCCGCGTCGATGCCGCTGCAGGCGGTCCGGGCTCGCCCAAGCACAGCTGGGCCGAGCGCCTCAGGACGGTGATCGATACCTGGCCGGTGCTGCTGATCTTCCTGGTGGTGATCGGCGGTATCTACGGCGGTCTCTTCACCCCGACCGAAGCCGCGGCCGTCGGTGCGCTGGCGACCGGGATCGCTGCGTGGCGGTCGGGCGGCCTGAAAGGGCGCGGCTTCATGGAGTGCATCTATGGCACCGCCACCGGCACCGGCATGATGTTCCTGATCCTGCTCGGGGCCGATACGCTGAACTCGTTCATGGCGCTGTCGCAGCTGCCGGCCGAGGCCGCGGCCTGGGTGCAGGAGATGGGCTTCGGTCCCTTCACGGTGCTGTTCGCGATCATCCTCATCTACCTGGTGCTGGGCTGCGTGATGGACAGCCTGTCGATGATCCTGCTGACGGTGCCCATCTTCCTGCCGATCATCCTGGGCCTGGACTACTGGGGCTTGGGCATGGAAGAGAAGGCGATCTGGTTCGGCATGGTCGCGCTGGTGGTGATGGAGGTGGGCCTGATCACGCCGCCGGTGGGGATGAACGTCTACATCATCAACGGGGTGGCGAAGGACGTGCCGATGGCGACGATCTTCCGCGGCGTGCTGCCTTTCCTCGCCTCGGACATCATCCGCATCTTCCTGCTGGTGTTCTTCCCGAGCATCTCGCTGGTGGCGCTGTGGGCCGTATCCTGA